In Pseudomonas fluorescens, the following are encoded in one genomic region:
- a CDS encoding helix-turn-helix transcriptional regulator encodes MEHAPCISQIATLLADPKRSAMMWALMDGSARTTEELALLASLSPSSASAHLGRLSAGGLLRVENRGRKRFFRLAAPEVGAAIEALASATFASAPQDIPDVFKRNVPLAKPRAVRSSLLSARLCDDHLGGTLSADLYQRLLEAGWIEHFDQRVTVTLKGATELAARGVFIQALAHHNGRVACACPDWSERRPHLGGSLGAALLQLFMQSGWLSLPNDSRALQVTASGQREIHRFAQETELEMAL; translated from the coding sequence ATGGAACATGCACCTTGCATCAGCCAGATCGCCACATTGCTGGCTGACCCAAAGCGCAGCGCAATGATGTGGGCCTTGATGGATGGTTCGGCGCGAACAACCGAAGAGTTGGCATTGCTGGCCAGCCTGTCACCGTCTTCGGCCAGTGCACACCTGGGACGTTTGTCCGCCGGAGGTCTGCTGAGGGTTGAAAACCGCGGCCGCAAACGCTTCTTCCGCCTGGCCGCGCCCGAGGTCGGGGCGGCAATCGAAGCACTGGCCAGCGCGACCTTCGCCAGCGCACCCCAGGATATTCCGGACGTATTCAAGCGTAATGTGCCTCTCGCCAAACCCCGGGCGGTGCGTTCGTCATTGCTGAGTGCCCGACTGTGCGACGATCACTTGGGGGGCACCCTGTCCGCCGATCTGTATCAGCGACTGCTGGAGGCAGGCTGGATCGAACACTTTGATCAGCGGGTCACGGTCACGCTCAAGGGCGCGACGGAGTTGGCGGCACGGGGCGTATTCATCCAGGCGCTGGCCCATCACAACGGCAGGGTTGCCTGCGCGTGCCCTGACTGGAGCGAAAGACGCCCGCACTTGGGCGGCTCGCTAGGCGCGGCACTGTTGCAGCTGTTCATGCAGTCGGGGTGGCTGAGCCTGCCCAACGATTCCCGAGCCTTACAGGTGACTGCCTCCGGGCAGCGCGAAATTCATCGCTTTGCCCAGGAAACCGAGTTGGAAATGGCGCTGTAG